Proteins encoded by one window of Cellvibrio sp. KY-GH-1:
- a CDS encoding arabinogalactan endo-1,4-beta-galactosidase — MKYLVYKKIWLAAAVIFLFGQSVIAEQRFYTGADLSYVNEMEACGATYREQGKKVDPFALFAQKGAQLVRVRLWHNADWTNYSDLDDVSKTLQRAKDNQMKTLLDFHYSDSWTDPEKQFIPKAWAQITDANELAKTLYDYTTETLAALDKKGLLPDMVQVGNETNIEILQPEKTLVHGIPNWQRNALLFNSGIQAVRDYSAAAVKKGGKKIEIVLHIAQPENALWWFKQAKENGVTDFDIIGLSYYPQWSEYKLPQLPDAIRELKSTYQKDVMIVETAYPWTLKNFDRAGNVLNKKALQPNFPATAKGQLMYLLTLTQLVKKAGGLGVIYWEPAWVSTRCKTLWARGSHWENASFFDATRHNNALPAFLFFNADYK, encoded by the coding sequence ATGAAGTACCTGGTGTACAAAAAAATCTGGCTCGCTGCCGCCGTGATTTTTTTGTTCGGTCAATCAGTAATCGCCGAACAACGCTTTTATACCGGCGCCGATTTATCCTACGTCAATGAAATGGAAGCCTGCGGTGCAACTTACCGCGAGCAAGGTAAGAAGGTCGATCCCTTTGCGCTTTTCGCCCAAAAAGGCGCGCAACTGGTGCGCGTGCGATTGTGGCACAACGCTGACTGGACTAACTATTCCGATCTGGACGATGTGAGCAAAACCCTGCAACGCGCCAAAGACAACCAGATGAAAACCCTGCTGGATTTTCATTATTCCGATAGCTGGACTGATCCGGAAAAACAATTTATTCCCAAGGCCTGGGCGCAGATCACCGACGCCAATGAATTAGCCAAAACGCTCTACGATTACACCACCGAAACACTCGCCGCCCTGGATAAAAAAGGTCTGCTACCGGACATGGTGCAAGTCGGCAATGAAACCAATATTGAAATTTTGCAGCCGGAAAAAACACTGGTGCACGGCATTCCCAATTGGCAGCGCAATGCGCTGCTATTTAATAGCGGCATCCAAGCCGTGCGCGACTACAGCGCCGCTGCGGTGAAAAAAGGCGGCAAGAAAATTGAAATCGTTTTACATATCGCCCAGCCGGAAAACGCGCTCTGGTGGTTTAAACAAGCCAAAGAAAATGGTGTTACCGACTTCGATATTATTGGCTTGTCCTATTACCCACAATGGTCGGAATACAAATTGCCGCAATTGCCCGACGCCATTCGGGAATTAAAATCCACCTATCAAAAAGACGTCATGATTGTAGAAACGGCCTACCCTTGGACGCTGAAAAATTTTGACAGGGCTGGCAACGTGCTCAATAAAAAAGCGCTGCAGCCCAATTTCCCGGCCACAGCCAAAGGCCAGTTGATGTATCTGCTTACGCTCACACAATTAGTTAAAAAAGCGGGTGGCCTGGGCGTTATCTATTGGGAGCCGGCCTGGGTAAGCACTCGTTGCAAAACCCTTTGGGCCAGAGGCTCGCATTGGGAAAATGCCAGTTTCTTTGACGCCACGCGCCATAACAATGCATTGCCTGCATTTTTATTTTTCAATGCCGACTACAAATAA
- a CDS encoding glycoside hydrolase family 2 TIM barrel-domain containing protein yields MKLQQLAALSLCGFIAACSQNPQPPTQVVADSNYDANWEFFRSDKILDLASAQQQTQWEKIQLPHTPKLEPLIVNDQFQGDTWYKKTIAIDPEYKGKHISLKFESAMNVAEVWLNGEKLTTHVGGYLPFSVKLTEKLKWDAPNELVVRLDNRDNSVTGPKPLKDLDFNTYGGIYRHVILQIDNDLHISDAVAVGKTASGGIFVRYPKVTNEQASISVQTHLVNSHIDPKQFRVVQRLMDGDKVVVDQTSPLQTIQGNSDSENTIELALNNPKLWSPKTPNLYQLVTRVYDGDSLVDEQSTRIGIREFKWVDNQLFINGEKTFLRGVNRHQEYPYVGYATSDAADYRDAVKIKSAGFDYVRLSHYPHSPAFMAAADELGLVLLDSILGWQYFSEDPAFQAQIQQTCRDLIRRDRNHASVMAWECSLNESWMSEPFIDSLTKIIHEEYPGAMSAGWQEYGYDIYLQARQHRLEHYTTPTKPYIVSEYGDWEYYAMNAGLNQTAWANLLQADRSSRQLLSDGEARLLQQAANIQEAHNDNHNTPAFADGYWVMFDYNRGYAPDLESSGIMSIDRLPKYSYYFYQSQRDASEVSDKFSSGPMVYIANEWTEKSTTDVRIFSNAEAVELFLNGKLIGKQLAADNKNTEITKNLKHPPFTFALEKFEAGELKALAYIGDKVVAEHKVFTPGTPAKLKLTLDTSGKAPQKGAKDVVFVHAQLLDANNNPTTTNNIAVNFSLKGDGKLLSPSSVNTSGGYAVALIEVGSELTGLSISASSDAITTAELPLSAH; encoded by the coding sequence ATGAAACTACAACAACTAGCCGCGCTCAGCCTGTGTGGATTTATTGCTGCCTGCAGCCAGAATCCACAGCCGCCCACTCAAGTCGTGGCGGATAGCAATTACGATGCAAATTGGGAATTTTTCCGCAGCGATAAAATACTGGATCTCGCCAGTGCCCAACAGCAAACGCAGTGGGAAAAAATTCAGCTACCACACACCCCCAAGCTAGAACCGCTGATTGTGAATGATCAGTTCCAGGGCGATACCTGGTATAAAAAAACCATCGCCATTGATCCCGAATACAAAGGAAAACACATTTCACTGAAATTTGAATCGGCGATGAATGTGGCCGAGGTTTGGTTAAACGGTGAAAAATTAACAACCCACGTGGGCGGATATTTGCCGTTTAGCGTCAAGCTTACCGAAAAATTAAAATGGGATGCACCGAACGAATTAGTCGTGCGTTTGGATAACCGCGACAATTCTGTCACCGGCCCCAAGCCGCTGAAAGATCTGGATTTTAATACCTATGGCGGAATCTATCGCCATGTGATTCTGCAAATCGACAACGACCTGCATATTAGCGATGCCGTTGCCGTCGGCAAAACTGCGAGCGGCGGAATTTTTGTTCGCTACCCCAAAGTAACCAATGAACAAGCGAGCATCAGCGTGCAAACCCATTTGGTGAATTCCCACATCGACCCCAAACAATTTCGCGTAGTGCAGCGGTTAATGGATGGCGACAAGGTGGTGGTTGATCAAACCAGTCCATTGCAAACTATTCAAGGTAATAGCGACAGCGAAAACACCATCGAGCTGGCGTTGAACAATCCCAAACTCTGGTCACCTAAAACGCCAAATCTGTATCAACTGGTGACGCGGGTTTATGACGGTGATTCATTAGTGGATGAACAGAGTACACGCATAGGGATTCGCGAATTTAAATGGGTCGACAATCAATTATTTATCAATGGCGAAAAAACGTTTTTGCGCGGCGTAAATCGCCATCAGGAATATCCTTACGTGGGCTACGCCACTTCCGATGCAGCGGATTATCGCGATGCCGTAAAAATTAAATCCGCCGGGTTTGATTACGTGCGCCTATCGCACTACCCGCACTCGCCCGCCTTTATGGCAGCGGCCGATGAATTGGGTTTGGTATTGCTCGATTCAATTTTGGGTTGGCAATATTTCTCGGAAGATCCTGCATTTCAAGCGCAGATCCAACAGACCTGCCGCGATTTAATTCGCCGCGATCGCAACCACGCGTCAGTAATGGCCTGGGAGTGTTCGCTGAATGAATCCTGGATGAGCGAACCTTTTATTGATTCGCTCACCAAGATTATTCACGAGGAATATCCCGGCGCCATGTCAGCCGGCTGGCAGGAATATGGTTACGATATTTATTTGCAAGCACGCCAACATAGGTTGGAACATTACACAACGCCAACCAAACCTTACATAGTGAGCGAATACGGCGACTGGGAATACTACGCGATGAACGCCGGTTTAAACCAAACTGCCTGGGCGAATCTATTGCAAGCCGACCGCAGCAGCCGCCAGTTGTTGAGCGACGGCGAAGCCCGTTTACTGCAACAAGCCGCTAATATTCAGGAAGCGCACAACGACAATCACAACACCCCGGCCTTTGCCGATGGCTACTGGGTAATGTTTGATTACAATCGAGGCTATGCACCGGATTTGGAAAGCTCGGGCATTATGAGTATCGATCGCCTGCCGAAATATAGCTACTACTTCTACCAAAGCCAGCGCGACGCGAGTGAAGTTTCCGATAAATTTTCTTCCGGCCCTATGGTCTATATCGCCAACGAATGGACTGAAAAATCCACCACCGATGTACGCATTTTCAGTAACGCAGAAGCAGTTGAATTATTTTTAAACGGCAAATTAATTGGCAAGCAATTAGCGGCGGACAATAAAAACACCGAGATCACCAAAAATCTGAAACATCCGCCATTTACTTTCGCGCTGGAAAAATTTGAAGCCGGTGAATTAAAAGCGCTGGCTTACATTGGCGATAAAGTTGTTGCAGAGCACAAGGTGTTTACACCCGGAACACCAGCGAAACTTAAACTGACCCTGGACACCAGCGGCAAGGCACCGCAGAAAGGGGCGAAGGATGTTGTGTTTGTACACGCGCAATTGCTAGACGCCAATAACAACCCGACCACTACCAATAATATTGCTGTGAATTTTTCGCTCAAGGGCGACGGCAAATTGTTGAGTCCATCTAGTGTGAACACCAGCGGCGGCTACGCGGTTGCATTGATTGAAGTGGGGAGCGAATTGACTGGCCTCAGCATTAGCGCCAGTTCTGACGCCATCACGACAGCAGAGCTGCCATTGAGCGCTCACTAA